In Juglans microcarpa x Juglans regia isolate MS1-56 chromosome 8D, Jm3101_v1.0, whole genome shotgun sequence, the following are encoded in one genomic region:
- the LOC121241953 gene encoding putative receptor protein kinase ZmPK1, translated as MASPVLFLLLSLSFSLPFSSSSLDNIHEGTSLSVEKSKDILKSANEVFSAGFYSVGDNAYCYAIWFNNKPSRGKNQTVIWMANRDQPVNGRSSKLSLLKNGNLILTDAGKFTVWATNTQSLSSVHLSLYNTGNLVLQNMQGVTLWESFDFPTDTLLPQQLLTKNTRLISSRSQTNYSSGFYKLFFDNDNLLRLLYDGLDVSSIYWPDPSLVSWEAKRSTYNSSRIAVLDTFGNFSSSDDFTFMAADYGLELHRRLKIDYDGDVRLYSWDEVGEKWVVSWQAIQRPCNIYGICGANSLCSYIVGSDRKCSCLPGFKMKNVTDWSYGCEPNFHLSCNRNESGFLLLPRVEFFGYDYGFFPNYTLDRCKNLCLQMCNCKGFQFTFSKKGGSSNCYPKTLLLNGYRSPNFIGDLYLRLPERNIFSFAKFVQDFNLVCSSKGTVQLDRTYYKSRANGIVKFMLWFACGVGGFEIICIFLVWCLLSRTYQGSGADKQGYLFAVTGFRRFTYAELKKATKGFKEEIGRGAGGIVYKGVLPDKRAVAIKHLNEPNQGEGEFLAEVSIIGRINHMNLIEMWGYCAEGKHRLLVYEYMEYGSLAQNLSSHALDWKKRFDIAAGTAKGLAYLHEECLEWVLHCDVKPQNILLDSNYQPKVADFGLSKLQNRNLENSSFSRIRGTRGYMAPEWVFDLPITSKVDVYSYGIVVLEMVTGKGPTMGVHAIDSGGEAEPKTLVTWVREKRNGTATMASLLEEIVDPALENNYDMGKMETLVAVALQCVEEEKDRRPSMSQVAEMLLIEENDSDSDHGVNLI; from the coding sequence ATGGCTTCGCCAGTTTTGTTCCTTCTATTGTCTTTGTCATTTTCTCTCCCGTTCTCATCTTCAAGCTTGGATAATATTCATGAAGGCACATCCCTCTCGGTTGAAAAATCGAAAGACATTCTGAAATCAGCTAATGAAGTTTTCTCTGCTGGCTTTTATTCTGTGGGTGATAATGCCTATTGCTATGCCATATGGTTTAATAATAAGCCATCCCGTGGCAAGAACCAGACTGTAATTTGGATGGCAAACCGTGATCAGCCAGTTAATGGAAGGAGCTCCaagctctctctcctcaaaaaTGGAAATCTTATCTTAACCGACGCTGGGAAGTTCACAGTTTGGGCCACAAATACTCAGTCACTCTCCTCAGTACACTTATCTCTCTACAACACCGGTAATCTTGTCCTGCAGAACATGCAAGGTGTTACTTTATGGGAAAGCTTTGATTTCCCAACAGACACCCTTCTTCCCCAACAACTGCTCACTAAGAACACAAGGCTCATATCCTCTAGAAGCCAGACCAACTATTCCTCTGGTTTTTACAAGCTCTTTTTCGATAATGACAACCTCCTCCGCCTTCTTTATGACGGTCTTGATGTTTCCAGCATATACTGGCCAGACCCGTCGCTCGTGAGCTGGGAAGCCAAAAGGTCCACGTACAACAGTAGTAGGATCGCAGTGCTTGATACATTCGGGAACTTCAGTTCTTCTGATGATTTTACTTTCATGGCAGCAGACTATGGGTTGGAGCTTCATAGAAGACTAAAAATTGATTACGATGGTGATGTTCGATTGTACAGCTGGGACGAGGTGGGGGAGAAGTGGGTTGTGTCCTGGCAGGCCATTCAGAGACCTTGCAATATTTATGGTATTTGTGGAGCTAACAGTCTGTGCAGCTATATTGTTGGTTCTGATAGGAAATGTTCTTGCCTCCCAggatttaagatgaaaaatgtcACGGATTGGTCTTACGGGTGCGAACccaactttcatctttcttgCAATAGAAATGAGTCTGGCTTTCTACTGTTACCCCGTGTTGAGTTCTTCGGTTATGATTATGGGTTCTTCCCTAATTACACGTTGGATCGATGTAAGAATTTATGTTTGCAAATGTGCAATTGCAAAGGGTTCCAATTCACCTTCTCAAAGAAAGGTGGTTCTTCAAACTGCTACCCCAAGACGTTGTTGCTTAATGGATATCGTTCCCCAAATTTCATTGGTGACCTCTATTTGAGATTGCCTGAACGCAATATCTTCTCCTTCGCAAAGTTTGTACAAGATTTCAACCTGGTTTGCTCAAGTAAAGGTACAGTGCAACTAGACAGAACTTATTATAAAAGTCGTGCAAATGGGATAGTGAAATTCATGCTCTGGTTTGCATGTGGAGTAGGCGGATTTGAAATCATCTGTATCTTTTTGGTGTGGTGTCTATTGAGTAGAACCTATCAAGGTTCAGGTGCAGACAAGCAAGGATATCTTTTTGCTGTCACTGGGTTCAGAAGATTTACCTATGCTGAGCTCAAGAAGGCAACAAAAGGTTTTAAAGAGGAGATTGGAAGAGGTGCGGGAGGAATAGTATACAAAGGGGTATTGCCTGATAAGCGAGCTGTAGCAATCAAGCATCTCAACGAACCTAACCAAGGAGAAGGTGAATTTCTAGCAGAAGTAAGCATCATTGGAAGGATTAACCACATGAACTTAATTGAGATGTGGGGGTATTGCGCAGAGGGAAAGCACAGGCTTTTGGTGTACGAGTACATGGAATATGGTTCTTTGGCCCAAAACCTCTCCTCTCATGCACTTGACTGGAAGAAGAGGTTTGACATTGCCGCTGGTACAGCGAAAGGCCTAGCTTATCTGCATGAAGAGTGCTTAGAGTGGGTTTTACACTGTGATGTAAAGCCTCAGAACATACTCCTAGACTCTAACTATCAACCAAAGGTGGCAGATTTTGGGCTCTCTAAGCTACAAAATAGAAATCTCGAGAATTCAAGCTTCTCAAGAATAAGAGGAACCCGAGGGTACATGGCTCCAGAGTGGGTTTTCGATCTTCCTATCACCTCCAAAGTGGATGTTTATAGCTATGGAATTGTTGTATTGGAGATGGTGACAGGAAAGGGACCAACAATGGGTGTCCATGCTATAGATAGTGGAGGGGAGGCAGAACCCAAAACGTTGGTTACTTGGGTGAGGGAAAAAAGGAATGGAACGGCTACAATGGCTTCCTTGCTTGAAGAGATTGTTGATCCAGCACTAGAAAACAATTATGACATGGGTAAGATGGAAACTCTAGTAGCAGTTGCTCTGCAGTGcgtagaggaagagaaagatagAAGACCCAGCATGAGCCAAGTAGCTGAGATGCTTTTAATCGAAGAAAATGATAGTGACAGTGATCATGGTGTTAATCTGATCTGA